DNA sequence from the Bacteroidales bacterium genome:
CGCTGTGTAGGTTGAGGTTGTCATTCTGAGCCGTTAAAAAAATTATAGCCAGTTCCCCGGTCGGGAAAGGTGGTTTCACTAAAACCTAATGTCCAGACGGCCCCATTGGTCCCATCATCATAACAATAAATCCTGTTCTGTAAAGAGGCATTTGATTGCAGATCATAAATGGTAGTGCCTATGACATCTTCTGTAATTATCTCATCCCTCATCGTTGTAATCATTGAGTTCGGGACTTTGTAAACCGGCAAGTCAGGACTTATAATAAAGGGTTTGACATAGTCTGACTTAATAGCATAATCCTTAAATTCGAGAGGCAGTGTTGCCCTTTGCTGAGCAATCATGACATCAATAGATAGCATGAGGAATAAAAAGTGTATGGCTGTTTTCATGGCATGAAGATTTTAAAGCATTAAAACAATAAAATTAATGAATTTTCTGAAAAAGAATTTAAATAAGTCAGTTGCTGAATTTTATCATTCAATATGAACATTTTAAGCAACTAGTTGTTTTTGTTTAGAATTAGTCTAAATAATTTATAATATCACAAGTTATGAAAAACATTACGATTTTATTTTCAGCTTTTGTAGTGGGTGTTATCATGTTAATATCCAATACCGCCAATGCAACAAAGTGGGTTGTCAATGTGCAGAATTTTTCCTTTTCGCCTTCAAATTTACCGAATGTCATAGTAGGTGACACCATCAGGTGGGTTTGGATCAGTGGCACCCATACCACGACTTCGACAACCATTCCGGCCGGGGCAGCAAGCTGGAACCATCCCATCACCAGTTCAAACACCTTTTATGAATATCACGTGACCATTGCAGGCAACTATAATTACGTGTGCACGCCCCACGCAGGCATGGGGATGGTTGGGTCATTCACGGCCACAGCCCTCACGCCTATCCTCGTGAGCATTTCTCCAAACCAGGCTTGGCAGGGAGATTCATTCCTGGCAACGATTACAGGATCTAATACAAATTTCAATGGATCACCGGCTGTTTCTCTTTCTTTTTCAGGCAATCCAAGCGAAATTATCAACGCAACCAGCGTGACGGTGATCAGCCCTACTGTGCTGCATGCTCAGTTTACCATTCCTATATCGGCCAGCGCCGGTCTATGGGATGTACACGTAAACACTTTGGTGCTGCAAGATGGCTTCACAGTGATTGAAGTGATCCCGGCCATAACCTTCATGTCACCTAATTTTGCCCACCAGGGCGATTCCTTTAACGGAACGGTATTCGGGCAAAATACTTCCTGGACGGGTACCCCATCGGTTTACCTGAGTTATTCCGTCAACCCTTCAGAAATTATCAACGGGTCCAATGTCGTTGTTACAAGCAATACTGAATTGACAGCAGATTTCACGATCCCTTCGAATGCCTCCACCGGAAATTATACCATCCATGTTGATGCGCTTGAACAAGCCAATGGATTCACTGTGCTGGCCACCCTGGTCCCTGCTCTTTCCGGTATTTCCCCTGATAACGGAAATCAGGGCAACCTGGTACCTACGACAATAACTGCCGAAAACACTTCGTTTGTCGGCACTAATCCTTCAGTCTCCCTGAGTTTTACAGGTAATCCTTCAGAAGTAATTGATGCTTCAATTGTCAATGTTTTGAACGATAGCCAGCTCGAGGCCATATTCAATATTCCTGCAGATGCCTCAGCAGGAAGCTGGGATGTGCATGTCGATGATATGGTCCTTATAGAAGGATTTACAGTGAATTTGTTATCCGGTATAGGTGATCCGCTTGAAACCCTGGTCCGGACCTTTCCAAATCCGGTC
Encoded proteins:
- a CDS encoding T9SS type A sorting domain-containing protein, whose protein sequence is MKNITILFSAFVVGVIMLISNTANATKWVVNVQNFSFSPSNLPNVIVGDTIRWVWISGTHTTTSTTIPAGAASWNHPITSSNTFYEYHVTIAGNYNYVCTPHAGMGMVGSFTATALTPILVSISPNQAWQGDSFLATITGSNTNFNGSPAVSLSFSGNPSEIINATSVTVISPTVLHAQFTIPISASAGLWDVHVNTLVLQDGFTVIEVIPAITFMSPNFAHQGDSFNGTVFGQNTSWTGTPSVYLSYSVNPSEIINGSNVVVTSNTELTADFTIPSNASTGNYTIHVDALEQANGFTVLATLVPALSGISPDNGNQGNLVPTTITAENTSFVGTNPSVSLSFTGNPSEVIDASIVNVLNDSQLEAIFNIPADASAGSWDVHVDDMVLIEGFTVNLLSGIGDPLETLVRTFPNPVSHLFFIENAAGADVTVFNTMGKNIVAQKITSEMQAIDISQLSPGIYIVRIMMNGNDRVEKLLVN